A single Saccharolobus shibatae B12 DNA region contains:
- a CDS encoding thiamine pyrophosphate-binding protein: protein MSQPKRKEETVGVEMKGEEALAYVLNDIGITKVFSTYSLPNMVKEMLKKYNIEVEFSMTVKDVSWLAYAYAMENNSVGTIIQIPGSKLTDAVNVIAQAYMESVPLLVISSVRSHKDTGRARIGEFRTIDDLSNILSPITKTKERVISIEEITVTIEKAYKEAVSNRPRPSYVEISEDLFRGKAYPLSTAGQKPEKRTPDKNTVAKVAELLTNAKLPVIIAGYGVVLSDAEDMLVELAELLDSPVVTTFKAKGSIPSNHKLFAGEGLGAFGTDAANYLIENADVILALGTRFTQLSTAGWSLKYKGILAHNNVDGEDIGKVFMPHVPVVADTGLFLRELLTQLKAKIKEKVNRGASDIIYKTRRQTYSVKSHSGLWPIDVVKMLSTVGGFEKVYVDMSATTIDFVRLPINAKKSWYTAESLLERGIAVGGAIASKYVAYGITDLEGILPYLSLLEYKVDKIKGKIIVLNDGGANYIDVSSSDLPTITRSQTSINVNFDEIVKRTLGGVTVETLTELEEALKSADKKIVNVKIDPNFESVVVSRI from the coding sequence ATGAGTCAGCCCAAAAGGAAAGAGGAGACTGTAGGCGTAGAAATGAAAGGTGAGGAAGCACTTGCATATGTTCTTAATGATATTGGGATAACCAAAGTGTTTTCGACTTACTCCCTACCGAATATGGTTAAGGAAATGCTAAAGAAGTATAATATTGAAGTAGAATTTTCCATGACAGTAAAAGACGTAAGTTGGTTGGCATACGCTTATGCAATGGAAAATAATTCAGTCGGAACTATAATTCAGATACCTGGTTCTAAGCTAACTGATGCGGTAAATGTCATAGCTCAAGCATATATGGAATCTGTTCCTCTTCTTGTTATATCTAGCGTAAGATCACATAAGGATACGGGAAGGGCTAGAATTGGTGAATTTAGAACGATTGATGACTTATCAAATATTTTATCTCCAATAACCAAGACAAAAGAAAGAGTTATCAGTATAGAAGAAATAACTGTTACAATAGAGAAAGCCTATAAGGAAGCGGTTAGTAATAGACCAAGGCCTTCTTATGTTGAAATATCTGAAGACTTATTTAGGGGAAAAGCTTATCCGTTATCCACCGCGGGTCAAAAGCCCGAGAAGAGGACTCCAGATAAGAATACTGTGGCTAAAGTGGCTGAACTTCTGACTAATGCTAAGTTACCAGTTATAATCGCGGGATATGGGGTAGTTTTAAGCGATGCAGAAGACATGTTAGTTGAATTGGCTGAGTTATTAGATTCACCGGTCGTTACTACATTTAAGGCGAAAGGTTCAATACCATCTAACCATAAATTATTTGCTGGAGAAGGATTAGGCGCCTTTGGCACTGATGCTGCAAATTATTTGATAGAGAATGCTGACGTAATATTAGCTTTAGGCACTAGGTTTACTCAGTTAAGTACAGCTGGCTGGTCATTAAAGTATAAGGGCATATTAGCACATAATAATGTTGATGGTGAAGACATAGGCAAGGTCTTCATGCCTCATGTTCCAGTAGTAGCTGATACTGGGCTATTCTTAAGGGAGCTCTTAACACAATTGAAAGCTAAGATAAAGGAGAAAGTAAACAGAGGAGCTAGTGACATTATTTATAAAACTCGACGTCAAACATATTCAGTTAAATCTCATAGCGGATTATGGCCAATTGACGTAGTAAAAATGCTAAGCACAGTAGGTGGTTTTGAGAAAGTATATGTAGATATGTCAGCTACTACAATAGATTTCGTTAGATTACCAATAAACGCTAAGAAGAGCTGGTATACTGCAGAATCTTTGCTTGAGAGGGGTATTGCGGTGGGTGGTGCTATAGCTTCTAAATACGTTGCATATGGAATTACTGACCTAGAAGGAATATTACCATATTTATCATTACTAGAATACAAAGTGGATAAGATTAAGGGGAAAATAATTGTGTTAAACGATGGTGGTGCAAATTATATTGATGTTTCAAGCTCTGATTTACCGACCATTACTAGATCACAAACCAGTATCAACGTTAATTTCGATGAGATTGTAAAAAGAACCCTAGGTGGTGTAACTGTTGAAACGTTAACTGAGTTAGAGGAGGCTTTAAAATCTGCTGATAAGAAAATCGTAAATGTAAAGATAGATCCTAATTTCGAGTCAGTTGTAGTTTCAAGAATTTAA
- a CDS encoding ATP-binding cassette domain-containing protein, producing the protein MLISSPKYLNGKIEIEKGERVGLVGKNGSGKTTLILSTLCIDQTTFNNVIVDDMDFCKERDYSRISAVLQDVSSQILALTCKDEIELMKRFHRVDDKIARKLMGNYYEVEFNKLSDGYKKRYAIASVLASNPEYLLLDEPFANLDDEGVKSVSEIIPKNSLIAEHRIDELRKLVDRVYMIKNNKAINEISKEKLFDTEFLRKEGLRGFSLPKINSELGNNEIFNVDVDNYTIKIREREILCLLGRNGSGKTTILRKLSRKIFVIFQEVDLQFFDFTVKEIVGSKYALSLFNLESLTDRSPYTLSFGQKMRVLIASAFSSDSKVIGLDEPSIGMDGEALLSFYEMVKVLKEQRRGLILATHDKDIMNLCDTRIVID; encoded by the coding sequence ATGCTTATCAGTAGTCCTAAATATTTAAACGGAAAGATAGAGATTGAAAAAGGGGAAAGAGTAGGTTTAGTAGGTAAGAACGGAAGCGGAAAAACTACATTAATATTATCCACATTATGCATAGATCAGACTACCTTTAATAACGTTATAGTTGATGATATGGACTTCTGCAAAGAGAGGGACTATTCAAGAATCTCAGCAGTTTTACAAGACGTTTCTTCTCAAATATTGGCTTTGACGTGCAAGGATGAAATCGAGTTAATGAAAAGATTCCATAGGGTAGATGATAAAATAGCTAGAAAGTTAATGGGTAATTACTATGAGGTTGAGTTCAATAAATTGTCGGACGGATATAAAAAGAGGTACGCTATCGCTTCAGTTTTAGCTTCAAATCCCGAATATCTCTTACTGGACGAGCCATTTGCGAACCTAGATGATGAAGGAGTAAAGTCGGTTAGTGAAATAATTCCTAAAAACAGTTTGATTGCTGAACATCGTATTGACGAATTGCGCAAATTAGTAGATAGGGTCTACATGATTAAGAATAATAAAGCAATAAATGAAATATCCAAGGAAAAACTTTTCGATACGGAATTCTTGAGGAAAGAAGGATTAAGAGGATTTAGTTTACCTAAGATTAACAGTGAATTGGGTAATAATGAAATATTTAATGTAGATGTTGATAATTATACGATAAAAATAAGAGAAAGGGAAATTTTGTGTTTATTAGGCAGAAACGGAAGTGGTAAAACGACTATTCTCAGAAAACTATCTAGGAAAATCTTCGTAATTTTTCAAGAAGTAGACTTACAATTCTTTGATTTTACCGTAAAGGAGATTGTAGGAAGTAAATATGCTTTATCTTTATTTAATTTAGAAAGTTTGACAGATAGAAGTCCCTATACTCTAAGTTTCGGTCAAAAAATGAGAGTTCTGATAGCATCAGCCTTTTCTTCAGACTCTAAAGTAATAGGCTTAGATGAGCCTAGTATAGGAATGGATGGAGAAGCATTACTTTCGTTTTACGAAATGGTGAAAGTTCTTAAGGAGCAAAGACGAGGCTTAATTCTCGCTACGCATGATAAAGATATAATGAATCTATGTGACACACGCATAGTTATAGATTAA